From the Cucumis sativus cultivar 9930 chromosome 5, Cucumber_9930_V3, whole genome shotgun sequence genome, the window AGCAAATGATGACATATGGTTGCGATGATTAGGCTCAAGTAAATTGTGGCAACTTCTGGATAGAATTTTCAGAAATTGAGTTGAGTTTTCACATATAGTCTAAAGGTTCTAGAGTTTAATTTTAGACCTACAATCTAACTTGTGATAGTTTTTATATAGGATTTTCTAAGAGCAAATGGTGACATGTGGTTgcgaaaagtttaaaattaaatttaattcgttCACTTTTCGCGACGTTTGGCAGGGTAACATCGGAAAAAGTGAACgggttaaatttaattttagatttttcgCGCCGTCTTGTTTCTCTACGTCGCGGAAAGTCCCTTTTCACGACGTAACATTGTATGCATCGTAGAAAGTCAacacattaaatttaattttagaattttcgAGACATAACATTTCGTGCGTCAACGAAAGGTGATCAACGGCGACGCACCTTTCGCCAACGTTGTTTCTAGCGTCATAATTGTCCTGATTTCTTGTAGTAGTGATTGGAGGCCTAGCAATACCACCATGGAGAAGagccaccttgtcctcaaggaGAAAGTTTGGGTAATGGTTAGTAAGCATAGCGTAGGATTCCCATGTTGCTTCATGGCTTGGTTGATCCTTCCATTGAAGGAGATATTCCCAATCTTGTTAAGCATCGGTCCAATGAATTTGGGTCACGTTTTCAGGTTccaaaacaaacttcatttgATTATTAAGCATGATTATTTCTGGTTGGATTGTATGTTTATCTCTCAGCGCCTTCTTAAGTTGTGAAGCGTGGAAAACCGGGTGGATTTTGGCGGTTTCCAGTAGGTCCATAAAATAGGCCACCTCCCCCACTCCACCCAATACCATGTAGGGCCTAAAATATTTGGGAGATAACTTTTCACATTGCTGTCTCTAGGGCtgtaatttcaaatatacccAATCGTCAATGTCAAAAGCCACGTCCCTACGATGAACATCGACAAACTTTTTCATTTGCTCTTGGGCATGTCTCAAATGACCCTTTAAGGTAGTTAGCACTTTGTCTCGAGCTTGCAACTGATATTCCACCGAATCATTCGGTGTGGTACCCGCTTGGCCAAAAGAAATTATAGGTGGCGTTTGCTATCCATAAACTACAACATAAGGAGTGTtattataatacataatacatatttttcatatttctaataacaatttgaagtTAGATTTTATAACATCTAATAAAGTCGtcaatttgaattcttttaaacaatataataagaaattttgagatcaatcacaaattgccacatcatttattaagttaacgttgaaaagtacaaataattaaatttgggactaattaaaattaacatgtgCCCCAAAtggaaaaacataaattgaccATTCTAATAAtgtcacatgttttcatcttaatcgtaggattaagttaatcattttgattcaattaaatattatttacttggactaagttcaattaagcaaaaaaaaaaaaaaaagcttaaatGAGCCCaaatactaaatataacctaaatccatatggttgagcccatgggtttggtccatggaccaactaGGTTCAAGCCCATAAAACCCACaagtgaactctataaatagaggaattcttctcatttgtaggggttggaaaattttgactctagaagGTCTAGAGAGAATTCTCCCAAGAGCTAAAAGACTCTCTAACTCCTGAAGTCGACCATCCTCAAAGatacaagctttcttccaagGCTCCAACCTCAAGAgcatcacgtgctccgctttctccaaatcaagcgcAAGCATCCAgtcgagagagaatcagatgatcaaattctagagattgaactaCATcgcaacaaaatcaacaaagatACAACATCAGcccaaaaagaaattggaaaattcatttgaaacatTAAGAGTCTAGTGGTTTAAAAAAGATGAcgattctttcattttgcaaacCCACAAACttcatgaaattaataaatagaagTGTGAAAGTAACATAGACATGAATATATAAGCTAAAGCAGAGGCATGACTATTATACTTGACTACCATTACATAACACTCAAAGAAAtggtaattttctttttcatttaatgtGTAATTTGAcataatagtaatagtaatagtaattccTCTTTCAAACAACCACTTTTGTTTCAACAAAGAGGACAAGATCCCTAAATCGTTAGCAATTAAGATGCAAAAAATAAGGTAgttaagatgcagaaaataagaaaacaccCAAATCACTACAATGCATAACAAATCTATCACACaagcacaaagataaatatgagAGTATTAGTTGAAACTTAGCAAACACAAACAGGACAAGCTATTATTTAACGTactagtttaaatatatatctaaactaaactaaactacaCAAGTATTTCAAACAggcaaaactaaaattaggtTTATAGAAACAATGCGTTCTCATCCTTTCTCCTAAGGAATGCTATTCATTatgattttatcttttgagttttaaaatatgctatttattattcatatctTTTCTCGTGCTATCTAGAAGCTAACCAAACAACATAGAGGAAGTACATTTGTATCactaatcaatatttgaaatgatgaaGCAGATTAAATAATACAGAATTCAGGAAGTAGAACTTGCCTAGCTAGTTGACTTCAGCTGCTCCCTGAGTTCCTTGAACTTGAGGTTTCTCATGTTCTCAACAGTGAATACAAAAACTGAGTTGTAATTTTCCACAGTCTGCCTGATCGATTCCACCATTGATTTCTTGTGgtcccttccttttcttctttgtttttgataaaGTAACTGCATTTATCACACGAACAATTAGATAGAAGACTTAAAACACTCATTTGCATCGGACTAAGCtcatatttttcctctttctttgtAAGTTAAAAACCACATGAGTTTGACACTGATTACTACCACCACAAGTCATTTAACTTCTTCAACTGCCTCATACTTTTCACAAGAAACCGCGTCATACAAATTAACCTATAATAAAGctatccaaatttcaaatcccaTCTGATTGGTTTCTGAAATCAGTAACTCTCATGGAAGGAAAAACTTGGACAGATTGATGcagaaattgagaaatgaaagtttgaaaaagattcTTACATCTTTgtctattagaaaaaaaaattgatttcttaCAGTAGAATCGTTGTTCCCTGCCATTCTCGAAACAACCTGAATAGCCATGTTAAGAACACTGAGCCCTGCACTGAAGTTGAAAGATGGGGAGAAACAACACGTCGAAACAAATGAAGGTTAAACCAAAAGGATTGAACTATAGTTTCCaaagttttcatttctcttatattcatgtaatagtaatagtaatagtaatagtaatagtaattccTCTTTCAAACAACCACTTTTGTTTCAACAAAGAGGACAAGGCTTATGATCCCTAAATTGTTAGCAGTATTGctatttggagaaaatgttaaagttaaaCAGCTGACAATACCTTCCAGCTCCTACCACTACTATCTTTTGGTTAACAAAATCACTCAATGGTCGCCCTTGAGCTCTCACAGTTCCCAATAGTCCAACAAAAGCAACACCAGCGGTTCcctttatgaaatgaaataaacgaAAATGAATGTCCTTTTAAGTAATTATCAACTGCATGAATACAACATCAACTACTCACTTGTATCTCATCGTTGAACATGCAGAACCTCTTACGATAATGTTGTAATGTTTCAAAAGcccatttcatttgaaaatcctCAAACTGgcatcattcaaaatcaaattgcgAGATTACGATACTGATTACTGGCAGTGAACAcgttaaaaatttgatatcttaaCCAATAAACCTGAACAATAGCTTTAGGCCAACATGTATGCACGACTTCcataaattcatcaacaattgatAGATACTCTTCTCCCTCCAATCTAGGTATTCCTATTCTCTGAACTCCAAGGTCACCGAGGCCAAGAATACGACTTCCATCTGTCAAGACAATCATGTCAACCTgtagttggaagaagaaaatacaatgaactTCAAATATGGTGTTGCTCGAAATTAAAAgggattttcatttttattttgctcaaaATTAATGCTCTTGAGCTTTTAATGTCCCGAGGAATGTGAAAGTTTCCCAATATATCGTGTATggaattttaaacttttcaaagaaaacaagggtGATCAACATACAAAAGTCTCCCGtggatagaaaattaatcaaacaaaaatttgattgttCTGTAGCAGTTTGACTTTGTTGTCAAGGAAATTAAGAGTGGTTAGAAGGCGAGGGAGTGACTTTGAGTGGTGGCAATTAGACAGCCAAGCAACTACACTCAAAGTTGCAGGTCGAATAAGAGGcaggaagaaacaaagaagaagaagaaaagttttcgaTCTATCAAACGTGATCAACATACAATAGAAAGCCTTTTAAATTATCCAAATatcttttgaagtaattttaacattttcaaaataattcttAATCATGCTCTAAATATGGAATGAATTATCTAAATCACTCTTaactaattatacaaattccACAACACATAGATCACATGCTTCTCAAGAACccacaaaattattcaatgcagcatttcatcaaacaactGGTGGATGGggacaacaaaaacaagtgtttaacaaaattatcttaGAAACAAACACATTAATATTACTTGAAGATGGAACTCCAATTGAACAGCCTTGAAAAAGTGATGGAAAAACAAACAGAACATAAAGATTGTGGGACTCCTCAACTCCAATAAATCTTGCAATGGAAAAATGGGTTAGAAGAAGGTGGAAAAGCATATTAGAGGatgatgataatgaaaatgggtAGTAATGTTTTTCAGTagctatctttttcttctttttctttttttcatgttgTTGATGGTTGTTCTTGATtgtctttatcttttttttcttttttttttcttttttgcttttgggaAAAAACAGTTTGTTGACTAAAAGGTGATGATGCTAGTGAGggaatttattaaagtaatgaatactttttggaggacttaaacaagtaaaaggacgaaatgtataattagttagaggaggacttaaacaagtaaaaggaCCAAAGGAAGTAAGctcaagcaacaaattttctgTTAAGTAAgcataaatattaactagaggcttaaataaaatatttcaccacCATCACCAccaaaacaacaataacaaaaacaaaaagcccAGATATATCGTCATTGACAACAAAAACAGAGCAATATAAGCACAATAAACACAGCTGTCATAACCGATGCTGCATACAGTAAAAAGGCTGCAAAATAAAAGTCAAAGTTATTACCAATATGTTgttaaatcaaatgaaaaccTGAGAACCATATATGGGGTACAAAATTATAGattatgaatgaaaaatttaaaacatatcatTTACAGAGTACCAAGTAACTGATTCCATGAATTTTCCATTTCTCAATCAATGCTGGAACTTTTCTATAACAAGATGACTCCTTGAGTTGTAGTCTTTACCACCCCAGAAGAAATATCTAAACAGCTTCTCCGTACTTTTAATCACACTGTAAGGAGCTTTGATGAGGGAAAGGAAATGCAAAGGCAACCCATTGAGCAACAGAGCAATCAATGATTACTAGCCAccttttgaaagaaacaaattctTCCATTTAGCAATCTTACTTCTAATTTTGTCGACATCCCAGAAAGCCAGAAACCAATGCTTACCACCCAAAGGAAAGTCTAGTGAGTTAAAGGTGAGAAGTTCCATCTTACAGCCCAATTCAACCGCAAGCCTAAACACTGATAGACCTCCTATCTTATATCAATATAgtagaagagagaagaaaaagaattaatacgTGAGAAGCACATGTGAGTTAGTTAGTAGAAGGGAAGGAGAGACTAGTATAAATAGATGAAATAGAAAGGCGGGAAAGTTAGTTAGAGATTCAAGTAAAGAGTACATTTCTATTCTACCTTGAAAGATAGGTTGCAGAAGGTATGAGTGTTAGCTTGTATTCGGGAATTCATTCCTTAACTACtatcaataaaattcttaTGTTAATACCAATTGGAGTTCCATCAAATTTGTATTAGAGAACGTTGAGATccaaggaagaagagaaaggatGGAGCAGACGCGAGGCAACGAAAGGATGGAAGTATTTGAGAAGGAGATTAGCAAACTACCTGCGATAGAGAAGACTCTAGCTGAGTTATCGAAGAACATAGAGAGACAGAATCAAGTCATGCTGCGAATCATGGAATCAGCAGCACAAAATCGAACAACGATGAATGAGAAACTAACCGAATTGTTGATGCGAAACTATTCGGCGAAGAGCACAAACAAAGACGAAGGATCTTCAAGGAGGGAAGACGAAGTTAAAAAAAGCGAAAAGAAGACAGTCGAAGAGAATAATAACGATCGCCACAAATTCAAGAAAGTAGAAATGCCGATTTTCAACGGAGACAATCCTGATTCTTGGTTATTTCGCGCAGAaaggtatttttaaattgataaactaaCTTAATCGGAAAGAATGACAATAGAAACTATTAGTTTCGAAGGAGCAGCGTTGAATTGGTATCGATCTCAAGAAGAACGCGAGAAGTTTGTCGACTGGCGAATATGAAGGAGAGATTGCTAGTTCGATTTCGATCCGAGAGAGAAGGATCATTGTATGGTCATTTCTTACGCATACAATAGAAGACAACGGTGGAGGAGTATTGAAACTTGTTCGATAAGTGGGTAGCACCTTTGTTGGACTTACCGGAGAAGGTGGTGGAAGAAACCTTCATGTCTAGGCTGAAACCGTGgattcaagaaaaaatggatttttgtGAACCCAAGGAACTTGCACATATGATGAGGATAGCGCAGAAGGTGGAGAGTCGAGAAGATATTCACCGAGAAGCTAACTTACCTGGATATTCCGAAGGAAGAGTAACCAATTCATATGGTGGAGCTAAATCGAATATGAGTGCGAATGCAAGTTCTGGTGAAGGAAAAGGAGGAACGAGGTGGCCAATGAGAACGATTACATTGCAGAGGTCAACGACAGAAGGAGTTCGGAAGGAAGGACCAACAAGGCGCTTGTCTGATGCAGAGTTCCAATCGCGAAGGGAGAAGGGCTTGTGCTTTCTCTGTAATGAGAAGTATTCTCATGATCATAAGTGTAAAGCCAAGGAACAAAGAGAATTAAGAATGATTATGGTTACGAAGGAAGGAGAGGAATTCAATATTGAGGAAGGAGGAGGGAATGAACAGAGTGAATTGAATACTATTGAAGTAGTGGAGGAAAGCCATGCAGTGGTCGAATTGTCTATAAATTCAGTGGTAGGCCTATCTAACCCGAGAACGATGAAGGTGAACGGATGGCTGCAAGGAAAGGAAGTCATAATCCTAGTAGATCGAGGAGCTAcgcataatttaatttcagaaAAACTAGTGAAAGAATTGCAGCTGAATACGAAAGATACATCTAATTATGCTGTTATCTTGGGCTTGGGTACGACAATCAAGGGGAAGGGTGTTTGTGAAGCTGTGGAACTAATGATAGGGGACTGGAGAGTAATAGATGAATTTTTACCGTTAGAATTGGGAGGTGTGGATGTTATCCTAGGAATGCAGTGGCTGTATTCTTTAGGCATAACTGAAGTGTTGACAATGGAGGAATCTATATCAGTGATACTTAAAAAGTTTGAGGATGTTTTTGAATGGCCAGAAACATTACCCCCTCTAAATATGGAATGAATTATCTATCCAACTacaacaaaagtttttctaaatcactctaactaattatacaaattccACAACACATAGATCACATGCTTCCCAAGAACccacaaaattattcaatgcgacatttcatcaaacaactGGCGGATGGggacaacaaaaacaagtgtttaacaaaattatcttaGAAACAAACACATTAATATTACCTGAAGATGGAACTCCAATTGAACAGCCTTGAAAAAGTGATGGAAAAACAAACAGAACATAAAGATTGTGGGACTCCTCAACTCCAATAAATCCTGCAATGGAAAAATGGGTTAGAAGAAGGTGGAAAAGCATATTAGAGGatgatgataatgaaaatgggtAGTAATGTTTTTCAGTagctatcttttttttctctttttctttttcatgtaGTTGATGGTTGTTCTTGATtgtctttatctttttttgtttttcttttttgcttttgggaaaaaatagtttgttgACTAAGAGGTGATGATGCTGGTGAGagaatttattaaagtaatgaatactttttgaaggacttaaacaagtaaaaggaCAAAATGTATAATTAGTTAGAGGAGGACTTAAACAAGTAAAACGACCAAATGAAGCAAGctcaagcaacaaattttatgttaagtaagcataaatattaactagaggcttaaataaaatatttcaccaccaccaccaccacagCAACAAAAAAACCCAGATATATCGCCATTGACAACAGAAACTGATCAATATAAGCACAATACATTACAAGGAAAATATGGAGATAAATGACATGAAGATTTCCCTTTCACTTACAAAGAGGATCATTAAGTAACTTCTCGTTGTTAGTACCAATATCTAGCATTACTGGATGAATCTGTCAATTAAACAAGAGTAAACTTAATGAAATTCAGAAAGTGGAGTTAAGAAAAGTtgctaaaaaaatgtcaccattaaatgatattagtaTTCTTAGATAATCTACaaatttcatgaagaaaagaCTGCAGACTTGAGAGTTACCCCACAATCAGGAATACTTGCTGGAACGGGAAAAAGATATCGGCAAAATTCTAAACACGGCACACTAAAACTCTCACTCTCCTGGTTCAGGCCTAAAATCACATGTACATGTCAATGCTGATAGTGCCTCTTTCACTgaaacaaaccaaatttcagtACCAATTAAGATTCAGAAAATAAGGTAtttaagatgcagaaaataaggaaacacCCCACATCACTATAGTGCATACCAAATCTATCATATaagcacaaagataaatactgagagtattagttgaaacttagcaaaaacaaaaaggacatAAGCTTATTCTCAAAATTCAGAATCTCACGTCATAAACCCGAGCTTAGTCCTCAAGGGTTGACAGTCATGccttttatgcaagatctaagaAGCTATGATGCTCGTTAttgtaatgaaaaacttttgaaatttttttaaatttggacaaaatttgaaattcccCAAGTTTAGACTAAACAAGCGAGCTATTATCCACCATTCgcttaaaaaatttcttggaAGTAGCCCAATATGagaagataaaataatatgaatgtAGGCTATcctataaacaattaaaataatagcCACAACTGATTGGAATCAAGTTGGATAAACAACCATTGGATGAAGGGGCCTTGAGCTTgtctaaaaaaaacatactctTTGAGGGTTTATGCCAGCAACAGCAACATACATATCCAGATTTCCTGTAGGTATTCCTATTCCCTGAACTCTAAGGTCATCGAGGCCAAGAATACAACTTCCATCTGTTAAGGCAATCATGTCAACCTgtagttggaagaagaaaatacaatgaacttaaaaatatatatatatctataaagTATAACAATTATCCCATTgctgaaagaaataatatttgttatgcTATGTATATAATTCACAAATTAATAGACCATCTTCTCAATGTACAAATTGTGTGAAGCTAAGGTCTCTTAAACAACTTAAAGAGGATTGAAGAAGAGTACCAGAAGTTTTTCATTAGCCTCAATCCAGGAAATAAATGAAGCATCAAGCTTGTCTAATAAACTGAACTGGGTCCTCAATATGTAACACAAATTACACAAAAATCTAGGGAGGGGGGATATGATTTAGATACGTAAAATACTTAGAggtttgagagagaatcaaaataacttattgcATTCACTAAAGAAATACATATACAAGATGTTCTTGTAAACTTAATCCTCAATTTATCCAAGACCTAATTAGAATGGTTAATTGATTCAATAGATGTTCTTGTAAAAGAACCAAACTGGAagtttttcaacaaatatgcGAGTGGTGATACCGGAACAACATAGCTATCAAAAAGTGAAGTTTCTACTCATTTTTTATGCGTTGTTTCTGatgtatattgcatatgttttttttttttttagttcctAATTGTCTCACtgttttacattttacatttgcaagtctctcttttctttctttggtacaTACAATGTGGTAACTAGGTCTTCCTCGATCCAGtggggtaacctttctatggttctagacttagtttctaagtttgacttctcccttcggagtgacaacaagcctcgttttcccccatactatggaacggggaggattcctcctcttttcaaagccctcgtcaaactcaatgctaagtttggCTGCGtccttcggagtgacaacaagcctcgttttcccctagtgtggaacggggaggattcctcctcttttcaaagccctcatcaaactcggtgctatgtctagaacgctaagagtaggtggtctggttttggttaggccaaaagtgaagtttcctctcattttttatggcctttttctgatgtatattgcatatgttttttgtttttttagctCTTAGTTGTTTCACTATTTTACGTTTTAcgtttgcaagtctctcttttctttttttggtatgcaatgtggtaactgggtcttgctagaaccggtgggctaaccttttTATGGTTgtacacttagtttctaagtttgactactcccttcgaagtgacaacaagttTTGTTAATGCCCACCATTTTCTAAAGGGATTTAGTTCATTGTGGCTAGACAAGAGGTTCCTAACTCATGTTTGACaagacaaatttgttaaaaccatctcaatttctaaagagtacctcctatccttttttaactCTATCTAGGTTAGGTTTGGACTAAGCGCATCATAGGTAAGTCAGGCAAAGCAACAAAGGAAaacaaagctagaaaagtatccatacttatttattatatacatgcaatcaagcattcataacacacataccattttctcaatcatgcattcacatctcaataagatATCGCTAAAAAGGGGCTTAAACCAAAAAAGGCGGCAacttattctcaaatttcagcacatatAATCATCAACATTCAGAATTTTACATCATAAACCCATGCTTAGTGGTCAAGGGTTGCCAATCATGttttgtttagggtttagggtttagggttcttgttttgtttttatcggCTCTTATgttgggtgaaaaactctaagaaCTTGCCGGTTTTGCTTTCTACTTGACCTAACAATCgtattttgctttcaaacaatcttgtacaaatgtgtatggccaaaagagggatttaaaattaatataaaaaaggtagTAGAATATGGCAAAAAAGGGGGATTAAAATCGAGATAAAAAACGGGTAGAAAATGGTAAGACGCAGTGAAAGATGTCTTGGGTCAAGGatgaaaaaagtaagaaaaaacgAAGATAATCCAATCATTGTCGATGATTCTGAGGtatatttaagattaattgatataatctGTTACTTTATTGACAAATGCAAATATATTCTAAGTATATTGTATTCATCTATATCATAGGATGAAAAGGGATCATGTTCTAAACAAACTTatgaagaaaatcaaatggAATTCAAACCTTTACAAACAGTGTACCCAGGGGAGGATGAATATGATATAACATGACCAAATGGCACTCAAGTTGTTCTGTACGATGAAAACTTAGCaagtataagaaaaacaaaggtaGAAACGTCAGTTCAAAATATGGAAGCACAAGGAAAAGAGGttagtttaattgttttatattataaacataATGTTAAAGAgtttagttaatatatatgtatataataactGCGTGTATTATTTTGCTCAAAGTTT encodes:
- the LOC116403799 gene encoding NAD-dependent malic enzyme 59 kDa isoform, mitochondrial-like isoform X1, whose product is MFCLFFHHFFKAVQLEFHLQVDMIVLTDGSRILGLGDLGVQRIGIPRLEGEEYLSIVDEFMEVVHTCWPKAIVQFEDFQMKWAFETLQHYRKRFCMFNDEIQGTAGVAFVGLLGTVRAQGRPLSDFVNQKIVVVGAGSAGLSVLNMAIQVVSRMAGNNDSTVRNQFFFLIDKDLLYQKQRRKGRDHKKSMVESIRQTVENYNSVFVFTVENMRNLKFKELREQLKSTS
- the LOC116403799 gene encoding NAD-dependent malic enzyme 59 kDa isoform, mitochondrial-like isoform X2, which produces MFCLFFHHFFKAVQLEFHLQVDMIVLTDGSRILGLGDLGVQRIGIPRLEGEEYLSIVDEFMEVVHTCWPKAIVQFEDFQMKWAFETLQHYRKRFCMFNDEIQGTAGVAFVGLLGTVRAQGRPLSDFVNQKIVVVGAGSAGLSVLNMAIQVVSRMAGNNDSTLLYQKQRRKGRDHKKSMVESIRQTVENYNSVFVFTVENMRNLKFKELREQLKSTS